The Falsibacillus pallidus genome has a segment encoding these proteins:
- a CDS encoding transglycosylase domain-containing protein, whose protein sequence is MNTIKNYMLAIRKFWKRKHMNQILILCFSIFILGFIGFFAYFASTANVEDLQKGLSQSTIIYDKDGDEASKVTANRTEGVEINDIPDQVKNAVVAIEDHRFYEHGGFDLQGMARAFVGNLFAGHVVAGGSTITQQLTKNALLSPERTYKRKIQELFLAAEIEKHYTKDEILQMYLNQIYFGHGAWGVQNASLKYFGKDIKDISISESALLAGLIKAPSSLNPYENYDGAIARRNVVLGQMKKYNMITEKEYEEAKSEKIALKDKGGDPLKGKYPYYVDAVINEAIKKYGLTQDDILTKGYKIYTTMDQNIQTALEKVYNRDSLFPAGKSDQVVQSSAILIDPKTGGIRGLVGGRGEHVFRGYNRATQLARQPGSTIKPLAVYTPAVEEGYSATSPLKDEKMDFDGYQPSNYNDQYLGTVPMYKALEESINLPAVWLLNEIGIQKGMDSVEKFGIPLTKADRQLGLALGNINEGVSPQQMAEAFSTFPNNGKREESHLITKIVGPTDEVIMKWKKQETNVISKKVSDQMISMMLNVFETGTAAGAHIPGYSLAGKTGSTEVPIEGHKSGTKDQWVVGFTPNLAGAVWLGYDKTDENHYLEGLSSQGVVPLYKAVMESALQYVEPKEFDVKSVNYYQEEERKKQEAEKNKSIEEKIKDEAKKWKDQLDEAKKKFKEHFKGKGHDKGHEKGHGKGHGPGH, encoded by the coding sequence ATGAATACAATCAAGAATTATATGCTTGCTATCAGGAAATTCTGGAAAAGGAAGCATATGAATCAAATACTGATATTGTGTTTTTCTATCTTTATTTTAGGATTTATTGGATTTTTTGCTTATTTTGCAAGTACGGCCAATGTGGAAGATTTGCAAAAAGGCCTCTCCCAATCGACCATCATTTATGATAAAGATGGAGACGAAGCAAGCAAAGTGACTGCCAACAGGACAGAGGGCGTTGAAATCAATGACATACCCGATCAAGTGAAAAATGCAGTCGTAGCCATTGAAGATCATCGCTTCTATGAGCATGGCGGATTCGATCTTCAGGGGATGGCAAGGGCATTCGTAGGGAATTTATTCGCAGGGCATGTAGTGGCAGGTGGAAGTACGATCACTCAGCAGCTTACGAAAAACGCATTGCTTTCACCGGAACGGACTTATAAACGTAAGATCCAGGAATTGTTCTTGGCTGCAGAAATTGAAAAGCATTATACAAAAGATGAAATCCTTCAAATGTATTTGAATCAAATCTATTTCGGCCATGGGGCTTGGGGAGTCCAGAACGCTTCCTTAAAGTACTTTGGAAAAGATATTAAGGATATCTCCATCAGCGAATCGGCTTTGCTCGCAGGATTGATCAAGGCGCCTTCTTCCTTAAACCCATATGAAAATTATGATGGGGCAATTGCTAGAAGGAATGTCGTCCTTGGCCAGATGAAAAAGTATAATATGATTACAGAAAAAGAATACGAAGAGGCAAAATCAGAGAAAATTGCACTGAAAGACAAAGGCGGCGATCCGCTGAAAGGGAAGTATCCATATTATGTGGATGCAGTTATCAATGAAGCAATCAAGAAATACGGCCTTACCCAAGATGATATATTGACAAAAGGCTATAAAATTTATACAACGATGGACCAGAATATCCAAACAGCACTGGAAAAAGTGTATAACAGGGATTCATTATTCCCGGCAGGCAAGTCCGATCAAGTGGTCCAAAGTTCCGCCATACTGATTGACCCGAAAACAGGGGGAATCAGAGGGCTTGTCGGAGGAAGAGGAGAACACGTCTTCCGAGGCTATAACCGTGCGACTCAACTGGCAAGACAGCCAGGCTCTACCATCAAACCATTGGCTGTGTATACGCCTGCCGTCGAAGAAGGATATTCTGCCACATCCCCATTAAAGGATGAAAAAATGGATTTCGACGGATATCAGCCAAGCAATTATAATGACCAGTATTTAGGCACGGTACCGATGTACAAAGCATTGGAAGAGTCCATTAACCTTCCTGCCGTTTGGCTCCTAAACGAAATCGGCATCCAAAAAGGAATGGATTCTGTTGAGAAATTCGGCATCCCATTAACAAAAGCAGACCGCCAGCTCGGTTTAGCTCTTGGGAATATCAATGAAGGTGTATCCCCTCAACAAATGGCAGAGGCCTTCTCCACTTTCCCGAATAACGGGAAGAGGGAAGAGAGCCATTTGATCACCAAGATTGTCGGTCCAACTGATGAAGTGATCATGAAGTGGAAGAAGCAGGAGACAAATGTCATCAGCAAAAAGGTTTCAGATCAAATGATTTCGATGATGCTAAATGTCTTTGAGACGGGAACAGCCGCAGGTGCTCATATCCCCGGTTATTCACTTGCAGGAAAGACAGGTTCTACAGAAGTACCGATCGAGGGACACAAATCTGGAACCAAGGATCAATGGGTTGTCGGCTTCACACCGAACCTTGCAGGAGCGGTCTGGCTTGGGTACGATAAAACAGATGAAAATCATTATCTCGAAGGGCTAAGTTCCCAAGGGGTAGTCCCACTCTATAAAGCAGTCATGGAGAGTGCGCTCCAATACGTTGAACCGAAGGAATTTGACGTCAAGTCGGTCAACTATTATCAAGAGGAAGAACGGAAGAAGCAGGAAGCCGAGAAGAATAAAAGCATAGAAGAAAAAATCAAAGATGAAGCGAAAAAATGGAAAGACCAGCTCGACGAAGCAAAGAAGAAATTCAAGGAACATTTTAAAGGCAAAGGGCACGATAAAGGGCACGAAAAAGGTCATGGAAAAGGCCATGGTCCCGGCCATTAA
- a CDS encoding universal stress protein gives MISHIMVAYDGSDGSKKALEEAMAVYDRSGMQRFTVAHVFHETVSEVASEDKLANMDTMITPRVDGIYAAHMPLSQDEKVTQTHEVVHNSADQIVADARYAMETRGIHGDVEILEGSPAEALCEYAESSGVDLIVVGNSGHSGIKKFFVGSVSEKVVKHSHCPVLVAK, from the coding sequence ATGATTAGTCATATTATGGTGGCTTATGATGGATCTGATGGAAGTAAAAAAGCGCTTGAAGAAGCAATGGCTGTATATGACCGTTCGGGGATGCAAAGATTCACGGTTGCCCATGTATTCCATGAAACTGTTTCAGAGGTTGCATCAGAGGACAAACTCGCAAATATGGATACGATGATCACCCCAAGGGTAGATGGCATTTATGCAGCCCATATGCCATTATCACAAGATGAAAAAGTTACCCAGACGCATGAAGTAGTGCATAACAGCGCCGATCAGATCGTTGCAGATGCGCGCTATGCCATGGAAACCCGGGGCATCCATGGAGATGTTGAAATATTGGAAGGCTCGCCTGCTGAAGCACTTTGTGAATATGCCGAAAGCAGCGGGGTGGACTTGATTGTGGTAGGAAACAGCGGGCACAGCGGCATTAAGAAGTTTTTTGTAGGCAGTGTCAGCGAAAAAGTCGTTAAACATTCCCATTGCCCTGTACTCGTAGCAAAATAA
- a CDS encoding helix-turn-helix transcriptional regulator — protein MTREEIIEMLGEHLKIVRTESGYTQDRMAEIIGISKKTLVQIEKGRILPGWTTVIAVCALFSMSQTLQTVFGGDPLEVVEMVAREKIDVRKERTMGGKVWWKTLEKHTGLILQQNLITKHYRIIDDEQFRLYSSFDEEDSRQRFFELQEK, from the coding sequence GTGACCCGGGAAGAAATCATAGAGATGCTTGGAGAACACCTGAAAATTGTCCGCACGGAATCCGGATACACGCAAGATCGAATGGCCGAAATCATCGGCATTTCGAAAAAGACGCTTGTTCAGATTGAAAAGGGACGCATCCTCCCAGGATGGACTACGGTCATTGCAGTCTGTGCCTTATTTTCCATGAGTCAAACTCTGCAGACAGTATTTGGCGGCGATCCGCTGGAAGTTGTCGAAATGGTTGCAAGGGAAAAAATCGATGTGCGAAAAGAAAGGACCATGGGTGGGAAAGTATGGTGGAAGACGTTAGAAAAGCACACAGGATTGATTCTTCAGCAAAACCTTATTACTAAGCATTACAGAATCATTGACGATGAGCAATTCAGGCTTTACAGTTCTTTTGACGAGGAAGATTCGAGGCAGAGATTCTTCGAATTACAGGAAAAATAG
- a CDS encoding cryptochrome/photolyase family protein, with amino-acid sequence MKKSRIIVLFRNDFRLHDNPALYEASRTGEIIPVYIHESTNHTKSMGGAQKWWLHQCLLSFQTSLENMNGRLYLFNGNAEVLLPEIIETTEADAVYWNRCYDPKTYRRDLKIAALLIEENIQIKSFEGRLLRPPWEVVKEEKVPYRVFSAFYKAFLKEEVPKPFPALKESVFAETDLKGETISSLGLLPKMNWTKTMEETWMPGENHAIEQFKDFCETKLARYHEARDIPFPEGFSVMSPYLALGIMSVRSMYHYLKNNPHSSAYIRQLIWRDYAYQLLFHFPDLHGISLDERFTSFEWRIDEADFDAWKHGRTGFPIVDAGMRELWATGYLPNRVRMIAASFLVKDLLIPWQKGEEWFWDTLIDADIANNSMGWQWVAGTGIDPAPYFRIFNPVLQSEKFDKDGRYIKKWVPELKSLPAKYIHDPSKAPDHVLQEAGIELGTDYPFPIVDHKAARKRALEHYGQIKKG; translated from the coding sequence ATGAAAAAAAGCCGCATCATTGTTCTTTTTCGGAACGATTTCCGCCTCCATGATAATCCCGCTTTATATGAAGCTAGCCGAACAGGTGAAATTATCCCTGTCTATATTCATGAAAGCACTAATCATACTAAGTCCATGGGCGGCGCGCAAAAATGGTGGCTCCATCAGTGCCTCCTCTCTTTTCAAACATCGTTGGAAAATATGAATGGCCGATTATATCTATTTAACGGAAATGCAGAAGTACTTCTCCCTGAGATCATTGAAACAACAGAAGCTGATGCCGTCTATTGGAATCGCTGCTATGATCCGAAAACTTATCGCAGGGACCTAAAGATTGCCGCTCTCCTGATAGAGGAGAATATACAGATAAAGTCTTTTGAAGGACGCCTCCTTCGTCCGCCATGGGAAGTGGTAAAAGAAGAGAAAGTTCCGTATCGGGTTTTTTCAGCTTTTTATAAAGCTTTCTTAAAGGAGGAAGTTCCTAAACCATTCCCTGCCCTTAAAGAGTCTGTTTTTGCCGAAACCGATCTTAAAGGTGAAACAATTTCTTCTCTTGGCCTGCTCCCAAAAATGAATTGGACGAAAACAATGGAAGAAACATGGATGCCTGGTGAAAATCATGCGATTGAGCAATTCAAGGATTTCTGTGAAACAAAGCTTGCCCGCTACCACGAGGCCCGGGATATTCCTTTTCCTGAAGGATTTTCAGTTATGTCTCCTTATTTAGCCCTTGGCATCATGTCAGTCAGGAGCATGTATCATTACTTAAAGAATAACCCTCATTCTTCCGCCTATATCAGGCAATTGATCTGGAGAGATTATGCTTATCAGCTTCTTTTCCATTTCCCAGATCTGCATGGGATATCATTGGATGAGCGCTTTACCTCTTTTGAATGGAGAATTGATGAAGCTGATTTTGACGCCTGGAAGCATGGACGCACCGGTTTCCCTATCGTTGACGCCGGAATGAGGGAATTATGGGCAACAGGATATTTGCCCAACCGTGTTCGGATGATTGCAGCTTCTTTCCTAGTGAAAGATTTATTGATTCCATGGCAAAAAGGGGAAGAATGGTTTTGGGATACATTGATCGATGCGGATATAGCCAATAATTCGATGGGATGGCAATGGGTGGCCGGGACCGGAATCGATCCAGCCCCTTATTTCCGCATCTTCAATCCTGTCCTTCAGAGCGAAAAGTTTGATAAAGATGGGAGATATATCAAAAAGTGGGTTCCCGAGTTGAAAAGCCTTCCTGCCAAATACATTCATGACCCGAGCAAAGCGCCTGACCACGTATTACAAGAAGCAGGAATTGAACTTGGCACCGACTACCCATTCCCGATCGTCGATCATAAAGCTGCTAGAAAAAGAGCACTTGAACACTATGGACAAATAAAAAAAGGATGA
- the thiT gene encoding energy-coupled thiamine transporter ThiT, whose protein sequence is MKSNKTLFLVEVAVLAALAYLLDIVSTALFSRIWAQGGSVSLAMVPVFLIAYRWGVKGGLLSGFLLGLLQFITGFAQIYHPVQGFIDYFVAFTVIGFAGLFASGVREAVKNKKTGKWIGLVIVSTFIGSLLRFLAHFYTGIVFFGSYAPKGQPVALYSLIYNGTYMLPTFIISAVVIILLFSIAPRLATVTKR, encoded by the coding sequence ATGAAGTCTAACAAAACACTTTTTTTAGTAGAAGTCGCTGTATTGGCTGCATTAGCCTATTTACTTGACATTGTTTCTACTGCACTATTTTCAAGGATCTGGGCGCAGGGGGGATCCGTTTCGCTTGCGATGGTTCCTGTTTTCCTGATTGCCTATAGATGGGGAGTAAAAGGAGGTCTTTTATCGGGATTCCTTCTTGGATTGCTTCAATTTATTACAGGCTTTGCACAGATATATCATCCTGTACAAGGGTTCATTGATTACTTTGTCGCCTTTACGGTCATTGGATTTGCCGGATTATTTGCATCTGGCGTCCGTGAAGCGGTGAAAAATAAAAAGACGGGAAAATGGATCGGCCTTGTGATTGTGAGTACATTCATCGGCTCATTACTAAGATTCCTGGCACATTTTTATACAGGAATTGTGTTCTTTGGTTCTTATGCACCAAAAGGCCAGCCAGTCGCACTTTATTCATTGATTTATAATGGAACGTACATGCTTCCTACTTTCATCATCAGTGCCGTCGTTATCATTTTGCTATTCTCCATCGCGCCAAGATTAGCTACAGTTACAAAAAGATAA
- the modB gene encoding molybdate ABC transporter permease subunit, translated as MFEGFWEPLSLSIKIAILSAIFAFGISLGVSKLLSSTTRKWVLSIELLLLVPLVLPPSVTGLLLITVFGRNSIAGKAVESLFGEGLIFTWWAGVIAATVVVIPLMYQSLKLGFSSIEEDIKGAAKVDGAGGWALFWKIEMPLSYKYILTGFILSFARGLGEFGATLMFAGNIPGKTQTASTAIYTSIETGRMEQAWTWAGSLIVISFLLLFIVQMMSKGKE; from the coding sequence ATGTTTGAAGGATTTTGGGAACCTTTATCGCTAAGTATTAAGATTGCTATTCTCTCAGCTATATTCGCATTTGGCATAAGTTTGGGAGTATCAAAACTTTTGTCTTCCACCACAAGAAAATGGGTGCTTTCCATTGAGCTGCTCCTTCTCGTTCCATTGGTGCTGCCTCCATCTGTTACAGGTCTCCTGCTGATCACAGTATTTGGACGGAATTCCATTGCTGGAAAAGCAGTAGAATCATTGTTCGGGGAGGGGCTCATCTTTACTTGGTGGGCAGGTGTAATCGCAGCGACTGTCGTGGTCATTCCGTTGATGTATCAATCACTTAAACTGGGTTTTTCCAGTATTGAAGAGGATATTAAAGGTGCAGCAAAAGTGGACGGAGCTGGAGGGTGGGCGCTGTTTTGGAAAATCGAGATGCCCCTTTCCTATAAATATATTTTGACTGGATTCATTCTCAGTTTTGCCAGAGGGCTTGGAGAATTTGGAGCAACTCTGATGTTTGCCGGGAATATACCGGGAAAGACGCAGACGGCATCAACTGCCATTTATACCTCCATAGAGACCGGCAGGATGGAGCAGGCATGGACATGGGCCGGTTCCTTGATCGTCATTTCTTTTCTCCTGCTATTTATAGTTCAAATGATGTCAAAAGGCAAAGAATAA
- the modA gene encoding molybdate ABC transporter substrate-binding protein — MKSKFLPIAVILLFLAGAMAGCTDEKDKKKTITISAAASLSDVLKETADAYQKEHKNEKIVFNFGGSGALSQQIIHGAPVDLFISAAKQPVDLIKDKGLTASEEAFFKNKLVLIVPKAAGNKQINFSNLDSGNVKKIAIGTPEAVPAGTYAKETLESLNKWGSLKEKLVYCKDVRQVLQYVESNNVDAGLVYYTDAITSKKVKVVSEAEDSWHQPIVYYTSIISDGKNRNEASGFLEFMKSEKAKSIFEGYGFSY, encoded by the coding sequence GTGAAGTCTAAATTTCTTCCCATTGCTGTGATTCTATTATTTTTAGCAGGGGCAATGGCAGGTTGTACAGATGAAAAGGATAAGAAAAAAACCATTACAATATCAGCAGCCGCCAGCTTAAGCGATGTATTGAAAGAAACAGCAGATGCTTATCAGAAAGAACACAAAAATGAAAAGATCGTTTTTAATTTTGGCGGTTCGGGTGCATTATCTCAGCAGATCATCCATGGTGCCCCAGTCGATTTATTTATCTCGGCTGCTAAACAACCGGTTGATTTAATCAAGGACAAAGGATTGACGGCAAGCGAAGAAGCTTTTTTCAAAAATAAGCTGGTTCTGATTGTCCCGAAAGCAGCGGGAAATAAGCAAATCAACTTCAGCAATCTGGATAGCGGGAATGTGAAGAAAATAGCCATTGGCACTCCAGAAGCAGTCCCCGCCGGAACGTATGCAAAAGAGACACTGGAATCCTTAAACAAATGGGGGAGCTTAAAAGAGAAGCTGGTTTACTGCAAGGATGTCAGACAAGTCCTTCAATATGTAGAGTCCAATAATGTTGATGCAGGGCTGGTCTATTATACGGATGCGATCACCTCTAAAAAGGTGAAAGTAGTGTCGGAGGCAGAAGATAGCTGGCACCAGCCGATTGTCTACTACACTTCCATCATCAGTGATGGGAAAAACCGGAATGAAGCAAGCGGTTTTCTGGAATTCATGAAAAGCGAAAAAGCAAAATCCATTTTTGAAGGGTACGGATTCAGCTACTAA